The genomic stretch GGTGAAGCTGGGGCGCCTCGAAGAGGGGCGCGAGCGCCTGGAGAAGGCCCTGGTCCTGCAGCCCAACGTGGCCTACGGCGAGCCCTACCTCTTCCTGATCGAGGAGGCCGCAGCCCGGGGCGACGCGGGCCGCGTCGCCGAACTGGTGGCCGAGTTGGAGCAGTTCGAGAGCGTCGAGATCCTCACCCGGGCCGGCCACCTGTGCCGGCAGGCCGGGCAGGCGGAGCTGGCCCGCAGGCTCTTTGCGGAGGCCGTCCAGAACTATCAGTACATCCCGGCCAAGATGCGACGGCGTGAGCGGCGCTGGCTCTGGCGGGCCCGCCTCGGGCAGATGCAGACACGGTGAGGTGTTCGGTTCGACTGGGCCCCTGGTCCGGTGGGCTTGTCGCTCATGCGACTGCGTCCCGCCTGCCCGGGGCCCTTG from Symbiobacterium terraclitae encodes the following:
- a CDS encoding tetratricopeptide repeat protein, with the translated sequence MKTFGLFLAISWLLRTTEGRLLLLLLVLWYLDNRYFGIVAALMAPIHHQRRIASLRQTVQVNPSDVRAMVELGEHYLRSGRFQAAAEYLERAFDRGEDSARAHYLLGGALVKLGRLEEGRERLEKALVLQPNVAYGEPYLFLIEEAAARGDAGRVAELVAELEQFESVEILTRAGHLCRQAGQAELARRLFAEAVQNYQYIPAKMRRRERRWLWRARLGQMQTR